One stretch of Armigeres subalbatus isolate Guangzhou_Male chromosome 2, GZ_Asu_2, whole genome shotgun sequence DNA includes these proteins:
- the LOC134215030 gene encoding pre-mRNA-processing factor 19, whose translation MSLVCSISNEVPEHPVVSPRSGAIFEKRLIEKYIVENECDPINGEPLKAEELIEIKTPPIVRPKPPSATSIPATLKMMQDEWDALMLHAFTQRQQLQTARQELSHALYQHDAACRVIARLNKEVAAAREALATLKPQTGIASIQSSIPQPSIAAEAGGMATQPIEQAGMSAEVIQKLQDKATVLTQERKKKGRTVPEELVSAEKIRGFLTLASHPGLHSASVPGILALDINHSDQSKILTGGNDKNATVFNKDTEQIVAILKGHTKKVTKVIFHPEDDTVITASPDACIRIWNVPTSQTQLLLRCHDGPVTGLSLHPTGDYVLSTSSDKHWAFSDIRTGRLLTKVPDPTDIGLTTAQFHPDGLIFGTGTEDSQVKIWDLKEQSNVANFPGHTGPITAISFSENGYYLATAADDACIKLWDLRKLKNFKTITLDEGYEVKDLCFDQSGTYLAIAGTDIRVYLCKQWQELKVFNDHTALATGVRFGKHAQYVASTSMDRTLKLYGIE comes from the exons ATGTCGCTTGTTTGTAGTA TATCCAATGAAGTTCCGGAGCACCCGGTTGTATCCCCTCGATCCGGAGCAATATTTGAGAAACGGTTGATAGAGAAGTATATCGTTGAAAACGAATGCGATCCTATAAATGGCGAACCGTTGAAGGCGGAGGAGCTAATCGAAATCAAGA ctcCACCAATCGTTCGTCCGAAGCCACCGAGCGCCACCAGTATTCCAGCCACACTGAAAATGATGCAAGACGAATGGGATGCTTTAATGTTGCATGCATTTACACAGAGACAACAGTTGCAAACAGCCAGGCAGGAATTGTCTCATGCCCTCTACCAGCATGATGCGGCCTGCCGTGTGATCGCTCGTCTCAACAAGGAAGTAGCAGCTGCCCGTGAAGCATTGGCCACTCTGAAACCACAAACCGGCATCGCTTCCATTCAGTCGTCTATTCCACAACCGTCAATCGCCGCGGAAGCTGGCGGAATGGCTACACAGCCGATTGAGCAAGCCGGCATGAGCGCAGAAGTAATTCAGAAGCTCCAGGACAAAGCCACAGTTTTGACACAGGAGCGAAAGAAGAAGGGTCGTACTGTTCCGGAAGAATTGGTCAGTGCGGAAAAGATTCGTGGTTTTCTCACACTTGCTTCACATCCCGGTCTCCACTCAGCGAGTGTTCCTGGAATCTTGGCATTGGATATTAACCATTCTGATCAAAGTAAAATTCTGACGGGAGGAAATGATAAAAATGCCACCGTATTTAACAAAGACACCGAACAAATCGTGGCAATTCTCAAGGGACACACCAAAAAAGTCACGAAAGTCATCTTCCATCCAGAGGATGACACCGTTATTACAGCTTCTCCTGACGCTTGTATTCGGATTTGGAACGTCCCGACCTCCCAAACGCAACTGCTTCTTCGTTGTCACGATGGCCCGGTCACTGGTCTGTCTTTGCATCCCACAGGCGACTACGTACTGTCCACTTCCTCCGACAAGCACTGGGCTTTCTCGGACATTCGTACCGGCCGCCTGCTCACGAAAGTGCCAGATCCAACTGACATCGGTCTCACCACGGCTCAGTTCCATCCTGATGGTTTAATTTTCGGCACGGGAACTGAAGACTCGCAAGTAAAAATTTGGGACTTGAAGGAGCAGAGCAATGTTGCCAACTTCCCGGGACACACCGGCCCTATTACGGCTATTTCATTTTCTGAAAACGGTTACTATCTGGCTACGGCAGCCGACGACGCTTGCATAAAACTGTGGGATTTACGAAAGTTGAAGAACTTCAAGACGATTACCCTGGATGAGGGCTACGAAGTGAAGGATCTTTGCTTCGATCAGAGCGGAACCTATCTGGCGATTGCGGGAACCGATATCAG aGTTTATCTGTGCAAACAATGGCAAGAGTTGAAGGTATTCAATGATCACACCGCGCTGGCAACAGGCGTACGTTTCGGCAAACACGCTCAGTATGTTGCGTCGACCAGCATGGATCGAACGCTCAAATTGTACGGAATCGAGTAA